The following are encoded in a window of Thalassotalea insulae genomic DNA:
- the relA gene encoding GTP diphosphokinase — MVSVRKSHQMTQTSFAHWLKTLEIDESKRQLLEQIWQSAEADFEIEQECQTKSLEMVEILASLNLDKDSLAAAFLIPLIEYQHLTLEDVEEKYSKDILLLCQGVGQMDAIKTLQQGQRSKVSENQVDNIRRMLLAMVEDVRSVVIKLAERLCYLRIVKNADEETRVLAAKETSNIYAPLANRLGIGQLKWELEDIAFRYLHPDVYKSIAKQLDEKRLDREQYMVDFVDNLSKQLDAANISGEVYGRPKHIYSIWKKMQQKSLDFEQLFDVRAVRIVVDKLQDCYGALGIVHTSWKHLANEFDDYVATPKANGYQSIHTVVVGPEGKTVEIQIRTKQMHEDAELGVAAHWRYKEGSAHGKTSGFDEKISWLRKILQWQEDVSESGEIVDELRSQVFEDRIYVFTPNGDVIDLPSGATPLDFAYYIHSNVGHCCIGAKVFGRIVPFTYKLQTGDQVEILTTKTPNPSRDWLNPNLHYIHTPRARAKVQHFFKQLDRDKHITLGKEQLEQELAKLSLEKVDLLAATARYNVNNIDDLYAAIGSGNARLQQVVNYLQLLDDKTKPPSDIDPQSLVKSPSSQHKTAVDNNGITVSGVGNLLTHMAKCCHPVPGDDILGFITQGRGISVHRRDCEQLGHSLHQHPEREVEVQWGEQGNQGYRVSIQILAVDRQGLVRDVSTIVANERVSIFGMESHCDPGRQTVVMSLKIEIANNDMLTRLIAKLQQLDDVVEVKRS; from the coding sequence ATGGTTTCGGTTCGAAAATCTCACCAAATGACACAGACAAGTTTTGCTCATTGGCTTAAGACATTGGAAATTGACGAGAGCAAACGGCAGCTACTAGAGCAAATCTGGCAGTCAGCAGAAGCTGACTTTGAGATTGAGCAGGAGTGTCAGACCAAATCGCTAGAGATGGTTGAAATTCTAGCGAGTTTAAATCTTGATAAAGATTCACTGGCTGCGGCATTTTTAATTCCGTTAATTGAGTATCAGCACCTGACACTGGAAGATGTTGAAGAGAAATATTCTAAAGACATCTTATTACTGTGCCAGGGAGTGGGTCAGATGGATGCTATTAAAACCTTACAGCAAGGCCAGCGTAGCAAAGTCTCAGAAAATCAGGTAGATAATATCCGTCGTATGCTATTGGCTATGGTGGAGGATGTTCGTTCAGTGGTGATCAAACTGGCCGAACGCTTATGCTATTTGCGGATAGTGAAAAATGCCGATGAAGAAACCCGGGTACTGGCGGCAAAAGAAACCAGCAATATTTACGCGCCGCTTGCTAATCGTCTTGGTATTGGTCAGCTAAAATGGGAGCTGGAAGATATCGCGTTTCGTTATCTTCATCCAGATGTTTATAAAAGTATCGCTAAGCAATTGGACGAAAAACGTTTGGACCGCGAACAGTACATGGTTGATTTCGTAGACAACTTATCGAAGCAACTAGATGCCGCTAATATCAGTGGTGAAGTCTATGGCCGACCTAAACATATTTATAGTATTTGGAAAAAAATGCAGCAAAAATCGCTGGATTTTGAGCAGTTATTTGATGTCAGGGCAGTGCGCATTGTTGTTGATAAACTACAAGATTGCTACGGCGCATTAGGCATAGTACATACCAGTTGGAAGCATTTAGCAAATGAGTTCGATGATTATGTCGCCACGCCTAAAGCTAATGGCTATCAATCGATTCATACTGTGGTGGTTGGGCCTGAGGGCAAGACGGTTGAAATTCAAATCAGAACTAAACAAATGCATGAAGATGCTGAGCTAGGGGTCGCTGCTCATTGGCGCTATAAAGAAGGCTCTGCGCACGGTAAGACCAGTGGCTTTGACGAAAAAATTAGCTGGCTGCGCAAAATTTTACAATGGCAGGAAGATGTCAGTGAAAGCGGCGAGATTGTCGATGAGTTACGTAGTCAGGTATTTGAAGACCGTATTTATGTCTTTACCCCTAATGGTGATGTCATCGATTTACCGAGCGGTGCGACCCCGCTGGATTTTGCTTACTATATCCATTCCAATGTCGGCCACTGTTGTATCGGTGCGAAAGTATTTGGTCGAATTGTACCTTTTACCTATAAATTGCAAACTGGCGATCAGGTCGAGATTTTGACGACTAAAACGCCGAATCCGAGTCGGGACTGGCTTAATCCCAATTTACATTATATTCATACGCCACGAGCGCGAGCGAAAGTTCAGCACTTTTTTAAACAGCTGGACAGAGATAAACATATTACGCTTGGAAAAGAGCAATTAGAGCAAGAGCTGGCTAAGCTCTCACTAGAAAAAGTCGATTTATTGGCCGCTACAGCGCGTTATAATGTTAATAATATTGACGATTTATATGCCGCTATTGGTTCGGGTAATGCAAGATTACAGCAAGTCGTCAATTATCTGCAGCTATTGGATGATAAAACCAAACCGCCAAGTGATATCGATCCTCAAAGCTTGGTGAAATCTCCCAGTTCACAACATAAAACCGCCGTTGATAATAATGGTATTACTGTCTCAGGTGTAGGTAACTTATTGACACATATGGCGAAATGCTGCCATCCAGTCCCTGGTGATGACATTCTCGGCTTTATTACTCAAGGACGGGGAATATCCGTTCATCGGCGCGATTGCGAACAATTGGGCCATTCGCTGCATCAACACCCTGAACGGGAAGTGGAAGTGCAGTGGGGGGAGCAAGGTAATCAAGGCTATCGAGTGTCGATTCAAATTCTCGCGGTTGACCGTCAGGGCTTAGTTCGTGATGTATCCACTATAGTGGCGAATGAAAGGGTGAGTATTTTTGGTATGGAAAGTCACTGTGATCCTGGTAGACAAACTGTGGTGATGTCACTGAAAATCGAAATAGCCAATAACGATATGCTTACCCGTTTAATCGCCAAATTACAGCAACTTGATGATGTTGTTGAAGTTAAGCGTAGCTAA
- the barA gene encoding two-component sensor histidine kinase BarA yields MHKLSLKDWVILVTVVPTIIIGLAIAGYFSYNRYVELDNYLIERSTSIIEPLAIVSTEAIVNKDREKLRALIGFAHRSQSSIIKSITVFTKDNQVFVTSAYHGDTELMRIQPGEQIPLTTQTNINDDYMIFRAPIINEKSDATIISSNSVTQATVGYIAMQIDRNKVKFDQQNQILMAFSIALLGALISSIFSFRLITNVTRPVSSMVQAVDRIREGKLDSRVSGQLIGELNFLKNGVNAMAQSLGDYQDEMQRSIDQATLDLRESLEQFEIQNVELDIAKRKAQEANKVKSEFLANMSHELRTPLNGVIGFTRQVLKTPLTDTQRDYLQTIERSAGNLLAIINDILDFSKLDAGKMIIEKLPFSIRETVEETITLLAPSAHKKNIELSLRVARQLPDFLIGDAMRIKQVLINLAGNAIKFTDKGSVNIDIDCERIDRHAAILKVTVNDTGIGMNNEQQASIFEAFGQADKSVTRLYGGTGLGLVISQRLVSEMNGDIGFISDEKSGSTFWFTFQCEINPIPHDISIEPTNLQGKNILYFEPHTHSRISVNEILENWQMQVTSAVSLEQVSNALVNGQHYEFALISHDITPTALNELKKLLRSLNKQVSNIHVAINSNSPNLQEALIAAGARSCLSKPLTADKLAKAFEPQQFNFADSLNNVLTTKVPIKVLAVDDNEANLKLIHALLSEQVEEVLTATNGQQALDICQNEKFALIFMDIQMPVMDGISALKHIKTHTFNHDTPIIAVTAHALSEEKDKLLNDGFDSYMTKPIDESMLRHIIYEYCDLELLSNQVSNANAYLNNTSDSTKKEEQLSCDQNYYIELLNDSTVINWPLALKRGGNRPTLAKDMLGGLIESLPDTKLSISEALTSQDLGQLKALIHKLNGACCYTGVPDLSHITHVIETELKKENTIDDLEPEFFEFFEHIEQVLNFSDTAFQEIDHLLVKLQES; encoded by the coding sequence ATGCATAAATTAAGTCTAAAAGACTGGGTCATATTAGTAACCGTTGTACCAACGATCATTATAGGTTTAGCTATCGCCGGCTATTTTTCCTACAATCGTTACGTTGAACTGGATAATTATTTAATTGAACGCTCAACCAGTATTATAGAACCTTTAGCCATAGTCAGCACAGAAGCTATCGTTAATAAAGACCGAGAAAAGCTCCGAGCATTAATTGGTTTTGCTCACCGCAGTCAATCATCCATCATCAAAAGCATTACAGTATTTACCAAAGATAATCAGGTTTTTGTCACCAGTGCCTATCATGGTGATACCGAATTAATGCGTATTCAACCAGGAGAGCAGATCCCACTCACCACACAAACCAATATCAATGATGATTACATGATATTTCGCGCGCCGATCATCAATGAAAAAAGTGATGCTACTATCATCAGCAGCAATAGTGTGACTCAGGCGACAGTTGGCTATATAGCGATGCAAATAGATCGCAATAAAGTAAAATTTGATCAACAAAATCAAATTCTAATGGCATTTAGTATTGCACTTCTCGGAGCGTTAATTAGTAGCATATTTTCCTTTCGGCTAATCACAAATGTTACCAGACCGGTCAGCTCTATGGTGCAAGCGGTGGATCGAATACGGGAAGGAAAACTCGACAGCCGGGTCAGTGGTCAGTTAATTGGCGAGCTCAATTTCTTGAAAAATGGCGTCAATGCCATGGCCCAGTCTCTTGGTGATTATCAGGATGAAATGCAACGCAGCATAGATCAAGCAACGTTAGATTTAAGGGAAAGCCTGGAGCAATTTGAAATTCAAAACGTTGAACTCGATATTGCCAAGCGCAAAGCCCAAGAAGCCAACAAAGTTAAATCTGAATTTTTGGCCAATATGAGTCATGAACTTCGTACCCCATTAAATGGTGTGATCGGCTTTACCCGCCAAGTATTAAAAACTCCGCTTACTGATACCCAACGCGATTACCTGCAAACAATAGAAAGATCTGCTGGTAACTTGTTAGCCATTATCAATGACATTCTCGACTTCTCAAAATTAGACGCCGGTAAAATGATCATCGAAAAACTGCCGTTTTCAATTCGCGAAACAGTAGAAGAAACCATCACCTTACTGGCCCCAAGTGCTCACAAGAAAAATATTGAATTATCACTACGTGTTGCCCGTCAGCTGCCTGATTTCCTGATCGGGGACGCAATGCGCATTAAACAGGTACTAATTAACTTAGCCGGCAATGCAATAAAATTTACCGATAAAGGCTCAGTCAATATAGATATCGATTGTGAGCGTATCGACAGACACGCTGCGATATTAAAAGTAACGGTTAATGATACCGGTATTGGCATGAACAACGAACAACAAGCCAGTATCTTTGAAGCATTTGGACAGGCAGATAAAAGCGTTACCCGTTTGTATGGCGGTACCGGTTTAGGGCTGGTTATTTCGCAACGCTTAGTCAGTGAAATGAATGGTGATATTGGCTTTATCAGCGACGAGAAAAGTGGTTCAACCTTCTGGTTTACCTTTCAATGTGAGATTAACCCGATCCCACATGATATCTCGATAGAGCCAACGAACCTACAAGGCAAAAATATTCTTTATTTTGAACCTCATACCCATAGCAGAATCTCGGTTAATGAAATTCTGGAAAACTGGCAAATGCAAGTCACTTCTGCCGTTAGTCTAGAGCAGGTATCTAATGCCTTAGTTAACGGTCAACATTATGAATTTGCGTTAATAAGTCACGATATCACACCAACGGCACTAAATGAGTTGAAAAAGCTATTGCGTTCACTCAATAAGCAAGTGAGCAATATTCACGTAGCAATCAACAGTAATTCCCCAAACTTACAGGAAGCCTTGATTGCTGCTGGTGCCCGCAGCTGTTTAAGTAAACCACTGACCGCCGACAAATTAGCCAAAGCGTTTGAGCCACAACAATTTAATTTTGCAGACTCATTAAATAATGTGCTAACGACTAAAGTACCGATAAAGGTTCTGGCAGTAGATGACAATGAAGCTAATTTAAAATTAATCCATGCCCTGTTGAGTGAGCAAGTAGAAGAAGTACTGACTGCAACCAATGGCCAGCAAGCCCTGGACATTTGTCAAAATGAGAAATTTGCTCTGATATTTATGGACATACAAATGCCGGTGATGGACGGTATTTCGGCACTAAAACATATTAAAACGCACACTTTTAATCATGATACACCAATCATTGCCGTTACCGCACATGCCTTAAGCGAAGAAAAAGACAAGCTGCTTAATGACGGCTTTGACTCTTATATGACTAAGCCAATTGATGAAAGTATGCTACGTCACATTATTTATGAATATTGTGATTTAGAGTTGTTAAGTAACCAAGTATCAAATGCCAATGCTTATCTCAATAACACTAGCGACAGCACTAAAAAAGAAGAACAACTCAGTTGCGATCAAAACTATTATATCGAATTACTAAATGACTCAACAGTTATTAACTGGCCGCTGGCATTAAAACGGGGGGGCAACAGACCAACGTTAGCAAAAGACATGTTAGGTGGTTTAATCGAAAGCTTGCCAGATACTAAGCTATCGATTTCTGAGGCATTGACTTCACAAGATCTAGGTCAACTTAAAGCGCTGATCCATAAACTTAATGGCGCCTGTTGCTACACAGGGGTACCAGATTTAAGCCATATTACTCATGTGATAGAAACCGAATTAAAAAAAGAAAATACGATAGATGACCTTGAGCCAGAGTTTTTTGAATTTTTTGAGCATATCGAACAAGTATTGAATTTTTCAGACACAGCGTTTCAGGAGATTGACCACTTACTGGTGAAGCTACAGGAAAGTTAA
- a CDS encoding enoyl-CoA hydratase-related protein: MDIPVLSDCLLELDKQIARLTFNRHDVRNALTGTAITDDIVKTVNWINKKQDIAVLIITGEGSAFSAGGNIKDMAQRSGDFSGDVAELAYRYRLGIQRIPLALHQCEVPVIAAVNGPAIGAGFDVANMCDLRIASTKAKFGETFANLGLIPGDGGAWFMQRNIGYQQAAALTFTGRVIDADEALKLGVVLEVVEPELLQQHCLTLATEMASKPTASLRLTKRLMKIAQRTQLPDFLDICAVFQGMCHNNPEHLTAVNQMLDKLAK, encoded by the coding sequence ATGGATATCCCGGTACTGAGTGATTGCTTATTAGAGCTAGACAAGCAAATAGCCAGGTTAACTTTTAATCGTCATGATGTACGTAATGCCTTAACCGGTACCGCGATTACCGATGATATAGTTAAAACGGTCAACTGGATCAATAAAAAGCAAGATATTGCGGTGTTGATTATTACCGGCGAGGGTTCGGCATTTTCGGCTGGCGGTAATATTAAAGATATGGCGCAGCGTAGCGGAGATTTTTCAGGCGATGTTGCTGAGTTAGCATACAGATATCGACTGGGTATTCAACGAATTCCGCTGGCGTTACATCAATGTGAAGTACCTGTGATTGCTGCGGTTAATGGCCCTGCGATAGGGGCGGGGTTTGATGTCGCTAATATGTGTGATCTGAGGATAGCTTCAACAAAGGCTAAATTTGGTGAGACTTTTGCTAATCTTGGCTTGATCCCCGGTGATGGTGGTGCCTGGTTTATGCAGCGCAATATTGGTTATCAACAAGCAGCGGCATTAACTTTTACCGGGCGGGTGATAGATGCAGATGAAGCACTGAAACTTGGTGTGGTATTGGAAGTCGTAGAGCCAGAGCTATTACAACAACATTGCTTAACGTTAGCGACTGAAATGGCATCAAAGCCAACCGCATCATTAAGATTAACTAAACGTTTAATGAAGATAGCACAGCGTACGCAATTACCGGACTTTTTGGATATCTGTGCTGTATTTCAGGGCATGTGTCATAACAATCCAGAACATTTAACGGCGGTTAATCAAATGCTTGATAAATTAGCGAAGTAG
- a CDS encoding iron-containing alcohol dehydrogenase, translating to MLHHLVIAIRRYLNQLITIPFPQLISGEGQLSAVTDALQQANRKKVLIVSDKELSRLGFTSQLSEIVAHAAIEFYIFDDVTPDPSIETVAQGAQCYQEQQCDSVIALGGGSVIDCAKAIAASVVKNKPIKALAGLFKIRKPLPLFIAVPTTAGTGSEGTLVAVISDKEQQKKFTVVDPCLVPKIAILDPLLMLGLPAYITAHTGIDALTHAIESYIGRHSNSLTKDYSVGAIKRIFEYLPLAFTQGNNVKARSEMALASYYAGLAFTRTSVGYVHAIAHQLGAIYHIPHGLANAVVLTHVLDFSFDKAYPAYADIAYQTGLANKTDDSKQAAMAFVEKVTSLAKQLNIPETFQELKAEDIDDIAQRAIKEAYCDYPVPKVMSVNQCRIILEKLLP from the coding sequence GTGTTACATCATCTTGTCATTGCTATTCGCCGCTATCTTAATCAGCTGATCACTATTCCTTTTCCTCAACTGATATCCGGTGAAGGTCAATTATCTGCGGTCACCGATGCACTTCAACAGGCTAACCGGAAAAAAGTGCTGATTGTTAGTGATAAAGAATTGTCTAGGCTTGGTTTCACTTCGCAGTTAAGTGAAATAGTAGCGCATGCGGCGATTGAGTTTTATATTTTTGATGATGTCACACCAGATCCCTCAATAGAAACTGTGGCTCAGGGAGCGCAATGTTATCAAGAGCAGCAATGTGATAGTGTGATTGCGCTTGGTGGTGGTTCCGTGATTGATTGTGCTAAGGCAATTGCTGCCAGTGTCGTGAAAAATAAACCGATTAAAGCATTAGCTGGTTTATTTAAAATACGTAAGCCATTGCCGCTTTTTATTGCGGTGCCAACTACCGCAGGCACTGGTTCTGAAGGTACCTTAGTCGCGGTGATAAGTGATAAAGAGCAACAAAAAAAATTTACTGTCGTCGATCCTTGTTTGGTGCCAAAAATAGCAATTTTAGATCCGTTATTAATGCTCGGTTTGCCAGCATATATCACCGCACATACCGGTATTGATGCTCTTACTCATGCGATTGAGTCTTATATTGGTCGCCATAGTAATAGCTTAACGAAAGATTATAGTGTTGGCGCGATCAAACGAATATTTGAATATTTACCACTTGCTTTTACTCAAGGAAATAATGTTAAAGCGCGTAGTGAAATGGCGTTAGCTAGCTACTATGCAGGACTTGCTTTTACTCGAACTTCTGTCGGCTATGTGCATGCCATTGCCCATCAGTTAGGGGCTATTTACCATATACCTCATGGGCTGGCAAATGCCGTTGTATTAACTCATGTACTTGATTTTTCTTTCGACAAGGCATATCCGGCGTATGCGGACATTGCTTATCAAACAGGACTTGCTAATAAAACAGATGATAGCAAGCAAGCGGCAATGGCATTTGTTGAAAAAGTAACATCACTGGCTAAGCAACTTAACATTCCTGAAACTTTCCAAGAACTTAAGGCCGAGGATATTGATGATATCGCGCAACGGGCAATTAAAGAAGCGTATTGTGATTATCCGGTGCCTAAAGTCATGTCGGTTAACCAATGCCGAATAATACTAGAAAAACTGCTCCCGTAA
- a CDS encoding VOC family protein, producing MNQKAIAILGDYKEFYTLQAQRLQKLGIDIEGLAVSHLAFRTETLAEYLVVRKKLETICSANVENTWNGRPISKLLLKEPLQLSQKATTSLIELIPPVHQCVYKMGLEHLGIVIGATFAEFGRLHCDKFSGQQEQSEFCQPYFITFPDHTNVKFYRYSLQKVCVLEGKHFDDFYHEIN from the coding sequence ATGAATCAGAAAGCTATTGCAATACTTGGTGACTATAAAGAATTTTATACATTACAGGCCCAACGGTTACAAAAACTTGGTATTGATATAGAAGGTTTAGCGGTCAGTCATTTGGCTTTTCGTACTGAGACGCTTGCTGAATACTTGGTTGTCCGCAAGAAACTTGAAACCATATGTTCAGCTAATGTTGAAAATACTTGGAATGGCAGACCGATATCAAAGCTTCTTTTAAAAGAGCCATTACAGTTATCTCAAAAGGCTACAACTTCTTTGATAGAACTTATTCCACCAGTTCATCAATGCGTCTATAAAATGGGCTTGGAACATTTAGGGATTGTTATAGGAGCAACTTTTGCAGAGTTTGGGAGATTGCATTGTGATAAGTTTTCGGGACAACAAGAGCAAAGTGAATTTTGTCAGCCGTACTTTATAACGTTTCCAGACCATACCAATGTAAAATTTTACCGATATTCATTACAGAAGGTATGTGTGCTGGAAGGAAAACATTTCGATGATTTTTATCATGAAATTAATTAA
- the acpS gene encoding holo-ACP synthase — MSVVGIGTDIIEISRLEKMSEAALAKLAVRVLTPAELKHFQQLKSPIPYLAKRWAGKEATAKALGTGIAAGVSFQHIEIQSLATGQPVLVLTDEALAKAQALHGESWHISLSDEKAYATAFVVISS; from the coding sequence ATGTCAGTGGTAGGGATTGGCACAGATATCATTGAAATATCGCGCCTGGAAAAAATGTCGGAAGCGGCGCTAGCCAAACTGGCTGTGCGGGTGTTAACACCCGCTGAACTAAAGCATTTTCAGCAGTTAAAATCACCAATTCCCTATTTAGCCAAACGTTGGGCTGGTAAAGAAGCCACCGCAAAAGCGCTTGGCACAGGGATAGCTGCCGGAGTTTCCTTTCAGCACATCGAAATTCAATCATTAGCAACTGGCCAGCCCGTGTTAGTGTTAACCGATGAAGCGTTAGCAAAAGCGCAAGCTTTACATGGGGAAAGTTGGCATATTTCACTCTCAGATGAAAAAGCCTACGCCACTGCCTTTGTCGTCATATCGAGTTAA
- the mazG gene encoding nucleoside triphosphate pyrophosphohydrolase, giving the protein MLNDKPSIEKLRWIMAQLRDPAIGCPWDLKQDFATIVPHTIEEAYEVADAIEQALSSGDFSELEKELGDLLFQVIFYSQLGQERQEFDFDSVVAAVCEKLIRRHPHVFADKSLATDAEIKANWENEKAKERQAKNNDQPLSILADIPNSLPALSRAAKIQKRCAHVGFDWHSIDDVFAKVQEEVTEVEHELHDNPQALAEELGDLMFAVVNLCRHAKQDPEQLLRQANTKFTKRFQQVEQQVSAANKAFTEHTLDELEAYWQVAKKEEY; this is encoded by the coding sequence ATGTTAAATGATAAACCTTCTATTGAGAAGTTACGCTGGATCATGGCTCAGCTTCGTGATCCTGCTATCGGTTGCCCGTGGGATTTAAAACAAGATTTCGCCACTATTGTGCCTCATACCATAGAAGAAGCATATGAAGTCGCGGATGCAATTGAACAGGCGTTGAGTTCTGGAGACTTTAGTGAGTTAGAAAAAGAATTAGGTGATTTATTATTTCAGGTAATTTTTTATAGTCAGCTTGGACAAGAGCGGCAAGAGTTTGATTTTGATTCTGTGGTTGCTGCGGTTTGTGAAAAGTTGATTCGCCGGCACCCGCATGTGTTTGCTGATAAGTCATTAGCAACAGATGCTGAAATCAAAGCTAACTGGGAAAATGAAAAAGCAAAAGAGCGTCAGGCAAAAAATAATGACCAGCCGCTTAGTATTTTGGCAGATATTCCGAATAGTTTACCGGCGCTCTCCCGAGCAGCAAAAATACAAAAACGATGTGCGCATGTTGGCTTTGATTGGCACTCTATCGATGATGTTTTTGCGAAAGTGCAGGAAGAAGTGACAGAAGTTGAACATGAATTGCACGATAATCCACAAGCATTGGCAGAAGAGTTAGGCGATTTGATGTTTGCCGTGGTGAATTTGTGTCGTCACGCAAAACAAGATCCTGAACAGCTATTACGTCAGGCAAATACTAAGTTTACTAAACGTTTTCAGCAAGTAGAACAACAAGTATCTGCCGCTAACAAAGCTTTTACAGAGCACACGCTAGATGAATTGGAAGCATACTGGCAAGTAGCGAAGAAAGAGGAATACTAA
- a CDS encoding Hsp20/alpha crystallin family protein: MMSLLPREQWFDMDNFFDNFLSNKHKSDEKSFFAPRVDITDKEDHYEILAELPGVKKDDVSVQLHDGVLTIEAKTNEETKSEKDKVIRRERRTGFFSRSFTVGNNVSAQDIDAKFEDGLLKLSAPKVVEQEQEKRRIKIN, encoded by the coding sequence ATGATGAGCTTATTACCTCGTGAACAATGGTTCGATATGGATAATTTCTTTGATAACTTCCTAAGCAATAAGCATAAAAGCGATGAAAAAAGCTTTTTTGCGCCAAGAGTCGATATAACCGACAAGGAAGATCATTACGAAATTCTCGCCGAACTACCTGGAGTTAAAAAAGATGATGTTTCTGTGCAATTGCACGATGGCGTTCTCACCATCGAAGCGAAAACCAATGAAGAAACTAAATCTGAAAAAGACAAAGTTATCCGCAGAGAACGTCGCACCGGCTTTTTCAGTAGAAGTTTTACTGTTGGTAACAATGTCAGCGCTCAAGACATTGATGCAAAATTTGAAGATGGTCTGCTTAAACTCAGCGCCCCCAAAGTGGTTGAGCAAGAACAGGAAAAACGTCGGATAAAGATAAATTAA
- a CDS encoding YebC/PmpR family DNA-binding transcriptional regulator, translating into MGRAYQNRKLSMAKTAGQKTKLYSKYGKEIYVIAKNGGVDPDGNLTLRRTIEKAKKDQVPSHVIEKAIEKAKGTGGEDYAEARYEGFGPGNCMVIIDCLTDNNNRTIKDVRQCFTKTNSKIGSTGTVSHMFDHQAVFAFKGEDDETVLENLMMADIDVTDVELEDGIITVHAPHTEFFKIKTAFTESMPEYDLEVEEITWVPQTYTEITNEDDIANFEKFLAMLDDCEDVQNVYHNAELPQD; encoded by the coding sequence ATGGGCAGAGCTTACCAAAACCGTAAATTATCCATGGCCAAAACTGCGGGCCAAAAAACCAAACTTTACTCTAAATACGGTAAAGAAATTTATGTGATCGCGAAAAATGGTGGTGTTGACCCTGACGGTAACTTAACGCTGCGCCGCACCATAGAAAAAGCGAAGAAAGATCAGGTTCCAAGCCACGTTATTGAAAAAGCGATTGAAAAAGCTAAAGGTACGGGCGGTGAAGATTATGCCGAGGCGCGTTATGAAGGTTTTGGTCCAGGTAACTGTATGGTGATCATCGATTGTTTAACCGATAACAACAACCGCACCATTAAAGATGTCCGTCAATGCTTTACTAAAACCAATTCAAAAATTGGTTCCACGGGTACGGTATCGCATATGTTTGATCATCAAGCAGTTTTTGCATTTAAAGGCGAAGACGACGAAACGGTATTAGAAAACCTGATGATGGCAGATATTGACGTCACCGATGTAGAGCTGGAAGACGGAATCATTACTGTCCATGCACCACATACCGAATTTTTCAAAATTAAAACTGCGTTTACCGAGAGCATGCCAGAGTATGATTTGGAAGTAGAAGAAATTACTTGGGTACCGCAAACTTATACTGAAATAACCAATGAAGATGACATTGCAAACTTTGAAAAGTTTTTAGCAATGCTCGATGACTGTGAAGACGTACAAAACGTTTATCATAATGCGGAACTACCGCAAGATTAA